A window from Bacillota bacterium encodes these proteins:
- a CDS encoding radical SAM protein, which translates to MNRENELKIIDEHPCFHRAAARWFGRIHLPVAPACNIQCRYCTRIYDCANENRPGVASHILNPREALQVVSEAVEKDRRLRVVGIAGPGDPLANPATLETLGLVHERFPHLIKCISTNGLLLEECLPRLKTAGVKAITVTVNAVCVAVGSYIYDHVSYRGEIYRGNSGIELLLQAQQAGIRKAVEMGMVVKINTVYIPRVNDYHLIDVARAVKAAGAQVMNVLPLIPQAEFAGLRRPGREEIRLARKNLACIIRQIDHCRQCRSDAVGMLC; encoded by the coding sequence ATGAACAGAGAAAACGAATTAAAAATCATCGATGAACATCCTTGTTTCCACCGCGCAGCAGCACGCTGGTTCGGGCGCATTCACCTGCCGGTGGCGCCGGCATGCAACATCCAGTGCCGTTACTGTACCAGGATTTACGACTGCGCCAACGAAAACCGCCCTGGTGTCGCCAGCCACATCCTCAACCCTCGAGAGGCCTTGCAGGTGGTCTCAGAAGCAGTAGAGAAGGACAGGCGCCTCCGGGTGGTGGGGATCGCCGGCCCCGGTGACCCCCTGGCCAATCCGGCGACCCTGGAGACACTGGGGTTGGTACACGAGCGGTTTCCACATCTGATTAAGTGCATCAGCACCAACGGCCTCCTCCTGGAGGAGTGCCTGCCCCGGCTCAAGACTGCCGGGGTGAAAGCGATCACCGTAACCGTTAACGCTGTCTGCGTTGCTGTAGGGTCATATATTTACGATCACGTATCCTATCGCGGTGAGATTTATCGCGGTAACTCCGGAATTGAGTTATTACTCCAGGCTCAGCAGGCGGGGATTAGAAAAGCCGTAGAAATGGGGATGGTCGTAAAAATAAACACGGTCTATATTCCGCGGGTAAACGACTACCACTTGATCGATGTGGCCAGGGCCGTCAAGGCGGCAGGGGCACAGGTCATGAACGTGCTGCCGCTCATTCCCCAGGCGGAATTTGCCGGGTTGCGGCGCCCCGGCAGGGAGGAGATCCGGCTGGCCCGCAAGAACCTGGCTTGCATTATCCGGCAAATAGATCACTGCCGCCAGTGCAGGTCCGACGCGGTGGGCATGTTATGTTAA